GTGTATCGGCAGTAATTGGGGACCATGCAATGAGTGAATATAACAAGTATCTGGAAGGGTTCTGATACATTACAATCTCGTCATAATGAGGCTGATAATGATAATACTGGTCGCGGTcctctcagggaaggttccttgacgctggtgaggggctcttgatctggggaacttggtttgtgttccagttccccaaattgagtctgaataccttccatcccccataggcactgtataatccctacgggtttagcgcttctcatgattagtaaaaaaaaaaaaaagtactggtCGCGGTGATTGGACAACAGGTTGACCATCGCGTGTACCTACAGTAATTTAATTTTGCCTCCTTATATATGGTATCAACCCACCAAATAGGTGAGGTATCTAGCATTGGCCAGTATTTATCATCCCTGCCTGCTAGGGAGGCGTTAGGATACATCACCAAGATAATAACAGTAATTCTAATGTTCTGAATTTATGTACACTTAATTTTATGTAATTggctctgtgctccagttccccgaattaagcctaaatgccttccacatcttTCCCCCAGGCGCtgaataatcctccgggtttaacgcttccccttgattataataataatatgtaatatgaAAATGGTGTGTATAATCAATCTAAACGGTAGACCAACAAATTACTTGAGGTTGTCCAGTCCAAAGTAGTTTTTCAttaatatatacagtccacaaacaaATTTAATACAGCCAGTGTTACTGGCTGGAAATTTCTTGTAATAAATTCAAAAACTGTATGTTCGCCTAATTTAAGGTCCAGATGTATAAGTTTGGGAGGTGAGAAGGTGGGCATGGAAGGAGGGACATTATTGCGACctacaaatacaaatttttatttccttgcaagttcACATTGCGTTTAtgtaattacaataatgagttgcagtacagagccactatcatgccatggcattatgggcagactaaatttaatggcttacagactacttaatactagagaaaATTATCATTGTTTGAATTATACATCTGGGGATATTACATTGGGACAAGTTGAAAGTATTTTCTAGGTTGTGTATATCAATAgtaaatatttaaattatattatgggaTATATAACATTGAGCGCTGTTGAAAGTAGTTTAGTGTGAGAATGCTACAATTTGGTGTAAGACAGTATTGTTTTGGGCAGATATACTATAATGTAGTATTAAGTAATGTATGAGCTTTGGGTACCTAATTTTGAAGTGTTGCTAAAGTCCCACCTGTCTCAGGTGCAACTAGTATCAGTAAGTGTAATCTGTTTTACATGTACCACAGTTCTCCCCAGTTATGTGTGTTAAATGTTAATTCAGGATTGTACCTGTGAAATCACCCACATAATTTCTCATACATTTTCACTTGTCTCATGCATAATAACCTGATATTGTACTCTACCAGGATtgttagccaaaaaaaaaaaaaaaaaacgacctTCATGTAAATTACATTGCCAATAAGTCATATGTATTACCATGCAACCTTTAGAAGTGAAACAGCAACAGTTCTGAATTcagtcccctcagggaaggttccttgatgctggtgaggggctcttgatttaggggattggatctgtgctccagttacctgaataccttccacatccccccccacaggtgctgcataatcctacgggtttagcgccccccattgattctaataataataatctgaattcACCTTAATGAATACATTTTTTTGAGTTCTTCACGTGAAGCAATGTTGACTTTAATTAGTGATGTGACCATTTGTGTGCTGTGGTTTGAAAAAACTTTTCCAGTCATTAGGAGAAAAGAAACTGAGAGAATAAATAAGTAAGAACTATGTGAAAGTCTGTAATACGAGAGCAGATTTCAGCAGCAGAAAATAAGGTACAAAATACAATTATAACAGCCAATTCTTTTTTCCTGACATATCAACTTTTAATCATAAATGAAAGAATAAATTGTATGACCAATAAAAATGTGTGATAGTCACAATATAATACTGGAGTACTAATATATTTTTCAGTTTCATTTATTTATACATTTCTTGAGCCAATGGTATTTTTTTTAAAACAAAGTGACTTGCTTTGGAATTCTGAATATTACATAAATCAGTGAAAACAAGTACGAATCCAGGTGTTATATCTGAATGTTTTGGTACACATAGCAGAACCTGTATTAATCTGGATCCAAAACAAACAAAACCTTTACGTATGCTAAAATATTACAATATATTTGTATTTGATATATAAGATACTGTACAAAATTACCTGCAGTATGTTTTAAATCTAAGTTCGACAACCCATAAATATTCCAGGTAACACAGGTCTTCAGTAACAGTGTACTTAATTAATTAAATATGTATTGCTTATTTCTGAGCCACAATACAAAGCTTTTGCTATCGTTTTCTATTTAAACAGATGTTTTATAAGCTTTTGCTATCGTTTTGTACTTAAACAGGTGTTTTATAAGCTTTTGGTACCGTTTTCTATTTAaacaggttgaacattaaaatggtataaaataccgacaggttgttaggtaagacacatatgcaacagttaggtatctttatttcgaaacgtttcgcctacacagtaggcttcttcagtcgagtacagaaaagttgatagaagcaaaagagacttgaagacgatgtaatcagtccatcacccttaaagttttgaggtggtcagtccctcagtctggagaagagcattgtttcatattgtttcagactatggaacaatgctcttctccagactgagggactgaccacctcaaaactttaagggtgatggactgattacatcgtcttcaagtctcttctgcttctatcaacttttctgtactcgactgaagaagcctactgtgtaggcgaaacgtttcgaaataaagatacctaactattgcatatgtgtcttacctaacaacatttaAACAGGTGTTTTATAAGCTTTTGCTATCGTTTTCTATTTAAACAGATGTTTTATAAGCTTTTGCTATCGTTTTCTATTTAAACAGGTGTTTTATAAGCTTTTGCTATCGTTTTCTATTTAAACAGGCGTTTTATAAGTTGAAAAACGAAGAACGTTGATTATTTGTAAACTGAAGTTCACTGAAAACTCGCACTGCAGAGGAACTTTTTGACTAGACATTACTTCAGGAGGgagtgaaacgtcgtcataaagttcTGGGTGCGAGTTTTTGGTgacctgttccagccacggtattgtgactttgtatTCTTCTTAGTGGCTCTCTATACCGAACATTATTATATACAAGGTACAAACAGGTCATTATACCTTATTATTCCTTCTGGGCAACAGTAAACTTCATTGTAATAAGGTCTCCCAGGCCCGCAGATATAACATCCCCAGGATGTACCGGGCCAACACCTGCAGGTGTACCTGTCAAAACCAAATCTCCTGGATGTAGAGTGAAATACTGAGAGATGTATGAAATGAGGTAGGGTATATTGAAAACCATATCTGCTGTGCTGCCATTCTGTCGCATCTCTTCGTTTacctggaaaaaaaaaagattcactTTTGGAAAATCTGGTGATGAAATTATGGTTCTTGGATGGACATCTTGTTCGTTATGGGCATTCATTGTACTTTCTGCATCTACATGCACCACATAtagtttgataataataataaatgatttaTTTGGATTATTCTATTCTATCCATTGGAACGTACAGGGATTtaaaaatgggaggtaatcaggttagtCACGGAAAGGGCAAATCCATGGGATGAAAATATACATTAAGGATTTAAAAGCATTATTCAGTAAATAAATACTGTTTTACAGTACCATacttcttccatcctctctcttACCTTGCACCAAAGCTTCACCCCACTCGGATCACTCAGTTCCTTGGCAGAAATAAATCTAGACACTGGAAGTGCCGTGTCAAAGCATTTAGCCATCGTCCATGGACCCCCTGACTTCTTGGCCTCCTCCTGGAAATCGCGTGCAGTCATGTccagcgcaagagcatatccagCAACGCGTGGCATGACATCGTCCTCGTGCACGTCCCCACACACTGAACCAATCACTACTCCCAATTCTACTTCGTGGTGACAGCTCCTACATCCTCGCGGTATCTGTTGGCAAATGGAATTTTATGTTGGAGGTAGTAGTTGCAGTTGTTTTTTTGATCTATTAATTGAGATCTGTTATCAAATAACTACACTACCTGAATACTGAATGTTCTCACTGAGCTAGCtacataaaaaataaaaagaaaagagTTATCACATTCCATTATTAATTAGAAAACCCCTGCAATCCCTCTTAGTTTGGGTTACGTGGGATTCTCATTCAGAAAACAGTTGCTGAGACTCGACAATGTTAGCTCAGATATACATGTATGTACGTGAATAGCATTGTGTGAACTAATATACGAAGGTACGTGataaaagtctagaaaatattttGAATGAGCAGCACCTGCGCCACTTGATTATAGATGCAGAGTAAATATATAACTTGGACAATTGTTTCTTCTATGTCATACTTATTTTAGTTTTCTTAAAATAAGTCTCACCACTATAGGACCAGAGCCCTCTTCTAGGTATGATGACGGTGGTTTCATAAACAATAAAGGCTTTGTTGGAACAGCATGTCCTAGCTCTGCACAGTGATCTCTGAAAATGTAATATTATCTTGAATTAGTATTGCCTTCATGGGGAAGCACTGAACTTATTGGGATCGTAGAGCACCTGGGGAATGAAAGGTACTAAACAGGTGGCTAGTTGAACTCCCCCTGAAACAATACTGCTCGTGAGCATTttataggagtggaggcaagtgttttttttttttttatcactggatgtgctgttggagtgcgagcaaggtaacttttataaagggattcaaggATACTGGTTAACCGGATCtgggtcctggtggtgggaaatacagtacctgCGGATGGGTGAGGATTTtccagttctggaggtgggaagtacagtgcctgcactctgaattatTGGCGGGGATGTCAtagttcagagggtcatctgaactgtgatgtcagcacgctTCTTACAAGActgattgaatgaatgacggtCAAAGCGTTTCCTCATTTTTTTACGGTAACTTAGCCTCACTAGGAGTCACaaaacacattcaccaccatTCATTAAATCGCCGTCTTTCCAGAATTATACTAATATCACAATTCAGATTATCCTCCGAGTGCAACATCTCCACTCTTCTTCCAGAGTGCAGACGgtgtccttcccacctccaggtcaagtccggctaaccggtttccaggAATACCTTCATATCAGTTACCTTTCTCACATAAACAGCAAGTGATtgcaaatatatattattattataataaaaaaagaagcgctaagccacaagggctatacagctgcaaatatataaaaataccaATGAACTGGAGCACAGGCtcaattacttggatcaagag
The window above is part of the Cherax quadricarinatus isolate ZL_2023a chromosome 72, ASM3850222v1, whole genome shotgun sequence genome. Proteins encoded here:
- the LOC128701335 gene encoding oxaloacetate tautomerase FAHD1, mitochondrial isoform X2, translating into MKPPSSYLEEGSGPIVIPRGCRSCHHEVELGVVIGSVCGDVHEDDVMPRVAGYALALDMTARDFQEEAKKSGGPWTMAKCFDTALPVSRFISAKELSDPSGVKLWCKVNEEMRQNGSTADMVFNIPYLISYISQYFTLHPGDLVLTGTPAGVGPVHPGDVISAGLGDLITMKFTVAQKE
- the LOC128701335 gene encoding oxaloacetate tautomerase FAHD1, mitochondrial isoform X1, whose protein sequence is MSRQAGQNFNKFVHWGRNVVAVGRNYRDHCAELGHAVPTKPLLFMKPPSSYLEEGSGPIVIPRGCRSCHHEVELGVVIGSVCGDVHEDDVMPRVAGYALALDMTARDFQEEAKKSGGPWTMAKCFDTALPVSRFISAKELSDPSGVKLWCKVNEEMRQNGSTADMVFNIPYLISYISQYFTLHPGDLVLTGTPAGVGPVHPGDVISAGLGDLITMKFTVAQKE